The proteins below are encoded in one region of Parvicella tangerina:
- a CDS encoding AAA family ATPase, whose amino-acid sequence MENENPTSGITDSGTQQTSDSSQVGNDIRAINELIQTESAFIDLIKMEMNKVIIGQPQMVERLLIALLSNGHILLEGVPGLAKTLAINTLAKTIEASFSRIQFTPDLLPADLLGTMIYNHNKEEFVSKKGPIFANFVLADEINRAPAKVQSALLEAMQERQVTIGDSTYDLPEPFLVLATQNPVEQEGTYPLPEAQVDRFMLKVVLDYPKKDEEKLIIRHNVSSSGFPKPNKVVSPETILKARGIVKQVYMDEKIEQYIVDLVYATRTPKDYGLDNLEPLIEFGGSPRASIALATCAKAYAFIKRRGYVIPEDVRAVAHDVLRHRIGLTYEAEAENVNTETIINTIINRVEVP is encoded by the coding sequence ATGGAAAATGAAAATCCTACTTCAGGAATTACCGACTCGGGAACGCAGCAAACAAGCGATAGTTCTCAAGTAGGGAATGATATTAGAGCAATAAACGAACTTATTCAAACAGAAAGCGCTTTCATCGACCTGATCAAGATGGAGATGAATAAGGTAATTATCGGACAACCTCAAATGGTTGAACGGTTACTAATCGCTTTACTCTCCAATGGACACATTCTACTTGAAGGTGTTCCTGGACTGGCAAAGACACTTGCCATTAACACTTTGGCAAAAACGATTGAAGCTTCATTTAGTAGGATTCAGTTCACCCCCGATCTGCTACCTGCAGATTTGCTCGGAACCATGATTTATAATCACAATAAGGAAGAATTTGTTTCTAAGAAGGGGCCTATCTTCGCTAACTTTGTTCTTGCTGATGAGATCAACCGAGCTCCGGCTAAGGTACAATCTGCTTTACTAGAAGCCATGCAGGAGAGACAAGTAACAATTGGTGATAGCACTTATGATTTGCCTGAACCTTTCCTAGTACTTGCAACGCAAAACCCCGTAGAACAAGAAGGAACGTACCCATTACCTGAGGCTCAGGTAGACCGATTTATGTTAAAGGTAGTGCTGGATTATCCGAAAAAAGATGAGGAAAAATTAATCATTCGTCATAATGTTTCTTCTTCTGGGTTTCCAAAGCCCAACAAGGTGGTTTCTCCCGAAACAATACTAAAAGCCAGAGGAATTGTAAAACAAGTTTACATGGATGAGAAGATCGAACAGTACATTGTAGATTTGGTTTACGCTACCCGAACTCCAAAAGACTACGGACTAGACAACCTGGAGCCTTTAATCGAATTCGGAGGTTCTCCTCGAGCCAGCATTGCGCTTGCAACTTGTGCCAAAGCGTACGCTTTTATCAAACGAAGAGGTTACGTGATTCCTGAAGATGTCAGAGCTGTCGCACATGATGTATTGCGTCACCGAATTGGTTTGACTTACGAAGCTGAAGCTGAAAATGTGAATACGGAAACCATTATCAATACGATTATCAATCGTGTTGAAGTTCCTTGA
- a CDS encoding DUF58 domain-containing protein, with translation MDTKELIKKVRKIEIKTRGLSSQVFSGEYHSAFKGRGMAFAEVREYMPGDEIRTIDWNVTARFNTPYVKVFQEERELTMMLLVDISGSSVFGTKNQLKRELIAELCAVLSFSAAQNNDKIGVILFTDQVELFIPPKKGKKHILRIIRELLEFEPQSTKTDLSHVLRHFNNAIKKRSIAFVISDFMGSTGLEEALKIVNKRHDLIALQVNDPFEEELPKLGLINLKDAETGESQWINTSSKKVRTKWKAEAIARNKKLANSFKKSGVDFVKIETNKPYIIPLMNLFKRR, from the coding sequence ATGGATACAAAAGAGCTCATAAAGAAAGTTAGGAAGATCGAGATCAAGACAAGAGGGCTGTCCTCTCAGGTTTTCTCAGGCGAATATCACTCTGCCTTCAAAGGAAGGGGAATGGCATTTGCTGAGGTTAGAGAATATATGCCAGGCGATGAGATCAGAACGATCGATTGGAACGTAACGGCTCGTTTTAACACTCCTTATGTAAAGGTATTTCAGGAAGAGCGTGAGTTGACCATGATGCTACTCGTTGATATTTCAGGCTCTTCTGTATTCGGAACAAAAAATCAGTTAAAAAGAGAGTTGATCGCAGAATTATGTGCCGTACTTTCTTTTTCAGCCGCTCAAAACAATGATAAAATCGGAGTAATCCTATTTACAGATCAGGTTGAGCTTTTTATTCCTCCCAAGAAAGGGAAAAAACATATTCTTCGAATTATCCGCGAATTGTTAGAATTTGAACCGCAAAGCACGAAAACAGATCTCTCTCACGTCTTAAGACATTTTAATAATGCTATTAAGAAAAGATCAATAGCTTTTGTGATTTCAGATTTTATGGGATCAACGGGATTAGAAGAAGCGTTGAAAATCGTCAATAAACGGCATGACCTGATTGCGCTTCAGGTGAATGACCCCTTTGAAGAGGAATTGCCAAAATTAGGTCTCATTAACTTAAAAGATGCGGAAACAGGTGAATCTCAATGGATCAACACGTCTAGCAAGAAAGTGAGAACAAAATGGAAGGCTGAAGCGATCGCCCGAAATAAAAAATTGGCAAATAGTTTTAAAAAATCGGGAGTGGACTTTGTGAAGATTGAAACGAACAAACCCTACATCATTCCACTAATGAACTTATTTAAAAGAAGATAA
- a CDS encoding vWA domain-containing protein: MKLFGETYQFADAWVLWFLLIIPILVVFYIFIGNREVTYKTSIIPQGATVNSGFARFIKPFLFGLRMLALTFIITALARPQMSAESPSYVEQYKEGIDIVIALDASGSMLAKDFEPDRFEASKAVAEEFISKRPNDRIGLVLFEGEAYTQCPLTGDQDIVTELLRDAEMQVVEPGTAIGMGLGTAVNRLRDSEAVSKVIILLTDGVNTHGKIHPLAAAEMAKEFGVRVYTIGVGTNGKAKTPVAIDFSGKYIYDYVDVEIDEETLKTIANSTGGKYFRATDNNKLAAIYDEIDQLEKAKIETIEYEIDLPEKSMPLILLALGLISLELITRLIFRSLS, from the coding sequence ATGAAGTTATTTGGTGAGACATATCAGTTTGCTGATGCTTGGGTATTATGGTTTTTATTGATCATTCCAATTCTTGTGGTCTTCTATATTTTCATTGGGAATCGGGAGGTGACGTATAAGACGTCTATTATACCTCAGGGAGCGACAGTTAACAGCGGTTTTGCTCGATTCATTAAGCCTTTTCTCTTTGGCTTGAGAATGCTGGCGCTTACCTTCATTATTACAGCATTAGCAAGACCACAAATGTCAGCGGAGAGTCCTTCTTATGTTGAACAATACAAAGAAGGAATTGACATAGTCATTGCTTTGGATGCTTCTGGAAGTATGCTTGCCAAAGACTTTGAACCCGATCGATTCGAAGCATCCAAAGCAGTTGCGGAAGAATTCATTTCAAAACGTCCTAACGATAGAATTGGTCTGGTTCTTTTTGAAGGTGAGGCGTATACGCAATGTCCTTTGACGGGCGATCAGGATATTGTGACTGAACTGTTGAGAGACGCAGAAATGCAAGTAGTTGAACCTGGTACAGCTATTGGAATGGGACTAGGTACTGCCGTGAACCGACTTCGTGACAGTGAAGCTGTAAGTAAGGTAATCATTCTGCTTACGGATGGGGTGAATACACATGGAAAGATCCATCCACTTGCTGCAGCGGAGATGGCTAAAGAATTTGGCGTTCGGGTCTACACCATAGGCGTTGGAACAAATGGTAAAGCTAAGACTCCGGTTGCTATTGACTTTTCTGGAAAGTACATTTATGATTATGTTGATGTCGAGATTGATGAAGAAACGCTAAAAACCATTGCGAATTCAACTGGAGGGAAGTACTTCAGAGCTACAGATAATAATAAGTTGGCAGCCATCTATGACGAGATCGATCAATTAGAAAAAGCAAAAATCGAAACCATAGAGTACGAGATAGACCTCCCTGAAAAGAGTATGCCCTTAATCCTATTAGCTTTGGGATTAATCAGCCTAGAATTGATAACCCGATTAATCTTTCGATCGCTATCATGA
- a CDS encoding VWA domain-containing protein — MNQQKTYRYNVLAFILSLLVIELIFWGIVAFFWYYITENEPSFRFEHRWVLYSGGVALPLLMAYHVYIKWWRNKTLTNYADERLLGFLTEGFSTFKGILKYSLLRFGIASLIIAGANPQYGEKEREVVTKGVDIMIALDVSYSMNAEDLVVGKSRLDIAKKNISKLIDQLHGDQIGLVIFAGDAFKQLPITPDYNVAKMFLDFVEPDLITTQGTDIGAAIQTCADSFDPNDPTKKVVIVFSDGEDHEAAGIQKAKEVSEQNIVVHTIGMGTTEGVPIPMFKNGKKVGFKTDQNGNTVLTKLNEDNLIDISNAGGGSYTRAQGYNVGLDGLIAQLNSMEKSEYNKDKYMTYADHFQLFLAIGLILLLLDVLLTENKGWQLAIKTTDK; from the coding sequence ATGAATCAGCAGAAGACATATCGTTATAATGTTTTGGCCTTTATCCTATCCTTATTGGTCATCGAACTTATTTTCTGGGGGATTGTCGCCTTCTTCTGGTATTATATTACTGAAAACGAGCCTTCTTTTAGATTCGAACACCGCTGGGTACTATATAGTGGCGGGGTGGCTCTCCCTTTATTAATGGCATATCATGTCTACATTAAATGGTGGAGAAATAAAACGCTTACGAACTATGCAGATGAAAGATTGTTAGGCTTCCTTACAGAAGGCTTCAGCACCTTCAAAGGTATTCTGAAATACAGCCTTCTTCGCTTCGGAATTGCAAGTTTAATCATAGCGGGAGCAAACCCTCAATATGGCGAAAAAGAGCGAGAGGTCGTTACCAAAGGAGTAGACATCATGATTGCTCTGGATGTCAGTTATTCGATGAATGCAGAAGACCTAGTGGTTGGAAAGTCCAGACTAGATATTGCTAAAAAGAACATCTCCAAATTAATCGATCAATTACACGGTGATCAAATTGGCCTAGTCATATTTGCTGGAGATGCTTTTAAACAACTTCCTATCACTCCAGATTATAATGTTGCTAAGATGTTTCTCGACTTTGTTGAGCCAGACCTCATCACTACACAGGGAACAGATATCGGAGCAGCGATTCAAACTTGTGCAGACTCTTTTGACCCGAACGACCCAACAAAAAAAGTTGTGATTGTGTTTTCTGATGGAGAAGACCATGAGGCTGCGGGCATACAAAAAGCAAAAGAAGTAAGCGAGCAAAACATTGTTGTTCATACCATAGGTATGGGAACCACTGAAGGAGTTCCAATTCCCATGTTTAAGAATGGGAAAAAAGTAGGTTTTAAAACAGATCAAAATGGAAACACGGTGCTCACGAAGTTGAATGAAGATAATCTGATCGACATCTCCAATGCTGGAGGTGGAAGTTACACCAGGGCGCAAGGCTACAACGTTGGTTTAGATGGACTAATTGCGCAGCTTAACTCCATGGAAAAATCGGAGTACAATAAGGATAAGTACATGACCTATGCAGATCATTTCCAGCTCTTTCTCGCGATTGGGTTAATCTTATTATTATTAGATGTATTACTGACCGAAAACAAAGGATGGCAATTGGCAATCAAAACAACTGACAAATGA
- a CDS encoding tetratricopeptide repeat protein: MMLRTYIFLTFCFVIIESGISQREDKITFNEGVSSYRDGDYADAQSRFEEAYQRNNKNTRALYNAGNAAYLNGKFEEANQYYTDYAKAAKSPEEIAKAYFNQGNTYLQQADALAADPSKGQDAQKLYKKAVGSYKNALKNNPSDKDAKYNLTYALNKIQQEQNQQNQDQQNDQQDQEQNQDENQDQQNDQNQQNGDGEGDNNQDQQSDQNQDEQNDQNQEGNQDDQEQDGDQKEKENNEGDQGDQEEDENQNSGNQEQGDNKEEQQAQISRAQAEQDLDAINEEEENILKRVYGSRGGEKSEEVSSGKDW; the protein is encoded by the coding sequence ATGATGCTAAGAACTTACATATTCCTTACGTTCTGCTTTGTTATAATTGAAAGCGGAATCTCTCAGCGTGAAGATAAAATAACCTTCAATGAGGGGGTTAGTTCCTATCGAGATGGAGATTATGCTGATGCGCAAAGTCGTTTTGAAGAAGCTTACCAGCGAAACAATAAAAACACAAGAGCATTGTATAATGCTGGAAATGCTGCCTATTTAAATGGTAAATTTGAAGAGGCTAATCAGTATTACACGGACTACGCAAAAGCAGCCAAGTCACCTGAAGAAATTGCAAAAGCTTATTTTAATCAAGGTAATACTTACCTACAACAAGCTGATGCTCTTGCGGCAGATCCATCCAAAGGACAAGACGCTCAAAAGCTTTATAAGAAAGCCGTGGGAAGCTATAAAAACGCTTTAAAAAACAATCCGTCTGATAAAGATGCTAAATACAACCTGACGTATGCGTTAAACAAGATTCAGCAGGAACAAAATCAACAAAATCAGGATCAACAAAACGATCAACAAGATCAGGAGCAGAATCAAGATGAGAATCAGGATCAGCAAAATGACCAGAACCAACAAAATGGTGATGGTGAAGGGGACAACAATCAAGACCAACAATCTGATCAAAACCAGGACGAGCAAAATGACCAAAATCAGGAGGGTAATCAGGATGATCAGGAACAAGATGGTGATCAAAAAGAAAAGGAGAACAATGAGGGGGATCAAGGAGATCAGGAAGAAGATGAGAACCAAAATAGCGGGAATCAGGAGCAGGGAGATAATAAGGAAGAGCAACAAGCTCAGATTAGTCGTGCGCAAGCGGAACAAGACCTTGATGCTATCAATGAAGAAGAAGAGAACATTTTAAAACGAGTTTACGGAAGCAGAGGTGGCGAAAAGAGCGAAGAAGTAAGTTCTGGTAAAGATTGGTAA
- a CDS encoding BatD family protein has translation MKTLTYIKSLTVVLLLSMYVNTVHGQDIYVDISCTNQYPGVGEKIKLSYILKKKLKGGMATISHSGINISKPDMKSLNVIDEGTEGSSFSFGGFGGGGDMQVSKYSFILQPTTEGEVKLAPFSFKMNGETYTSKSFTIHVGKGDPNATIVKKNANYFISIDVSKKELYPGEHAVVTYTIYSRSSNISLQKSEFPMSDAFWSEEIDPGKNGFGQTQVNIDGYAYLKIPVKKQVIFAKEAGVFEIPPCSAELVVGGGFFSQGTLEKLQSNAPKLTVKSLPSGAPDSFQGQVGKDYDLEVSYSTTKLKAGEPIDVIINLTGKGNLNKLAAPELSFPLDFDAYEPEVSGSINLSMSNGFSGNRKFNYLVIPRHHGTYEVPAFEYSYFDLASKTYKTLSHPAQTIEVEKSNNSTPATVNGGTSTPKEDVEVLNEEIRHIAYNTELTSSKTTFFKTTLFWTGLTVPLGLTLAGFLFAIFRPKETKKDKKKTAGKKVFKTLKAAEQKLSAQDNLGFYDELYKGLMQYLSNKLETPFSDLTKESIVEKLGHKELSKSVLNILESCEMARYTPISSEGAQDTMNKTKSLIQQIEKHVS, from the coding sequence ATGAAAACGTTGACCTACATAAAAAGTCTAACGGTAGTACTCCTGTTGAGTATGTACGTTAACACCGTGCACGGCCAGGATATTTACGTGGATATCTCTTGCACAAATCAGTATCCAGGAGTTGGAGAAAAAATTAAGCTATCCTACATTCTAAAAAAGAAGCTAAAGGGAGGAATGGCAACCATATCACATAGTGGAATAAACATTTCTAAACCCGACATGAAATCATTAAACGTAATTGATGAGGGTACAGAAGGGAGTTCATTTTCGTTTGGTGGCTTTGGAGGAGGCGGAGACATGCAAGTGAGCAAATACTCATTTATCCTTCAACCGACAACAGAAGGAGAAGTAAAACTTGCGCCATTCTCCTTCAAAATGAACGGAGAAACTTACACCTCAAAGTCTTTTACAATCCATGTGGGAAAAGGTGATCCAAATGCAACCATTGTAAAGAAAAACGCCAATTACTTCATTTCTATAGACGTTTCTAAAAAAGAATTGTACCCTGGGGAACATGCAGTAGTTACTTACACCATTTATAGTAGGTCTTCAAATATTTCACTTCAAAAAAGTGAATTCCCAATGTCGGATGCATTCTGGTCTGAAGAAATTGACCCTGGTAAAAATGGGTTCGGTCAGACTCAGGTAAATATTGATGGTTATGCCTATCTTAAAATCCCAGTAAAAAAACAAGTTATTTTTGCCAAAGAGGCAGGCGTATTCGAAATCCCTCCTTGTTCTGCAGAGCTTGTAGTTGGCGGGGGATTTTTCTCTCAAGGAACCCTTGAAAAACTGCAGAGTAACGCTCCTAAGCTCACAGTTAAATCACTTCCCTCTGGTGCACCAGATTCTTTTCAAGGACAGGTTGGTAAAGACTACGATTTGGAAGTCAGCTATTCCACCACAAAGTTAAAAGCTGGTGAACCTATTGATGTTATCATAAACCTAACTGGAAAAGGAAACCTGAACAAATTAGCTGCGCCTGAACTGAGTTTTCCGCTGGACTTTGATGCCTATGAGCCAGAAGTTAGCGGTAGTATTAACCTCTCCATGAGCAATGGTTTTTCAGGGAACCGAAAATTTAACTATCTGGTGATTCCTCGACATCACGGAACCTATGAAGTTCCTGCGTTTGAATATAGCTATTTCGACCTCGCTTCTAAAACATATAAAACCCTCAGCCATCCCGCCCAGACGATAGAAGTGGAAAAAAGCAACAATAGTACCCCAGCTACGGTCAATGGGGGAACGAGTACTCCAAAAGAAGATGTTGAGGTATTGAATGAGGAAATCAGACACATTGCTTACAACACAGAGCTGACCTCTTCTAAAACAACTTTTTTCAAAACAACGTTATTTTGGACAGGGTTAACCGTTCCTCTTGGACTAACGCTGGCAGGCTTTTTATTCGCAATCTTTCGACCAAAAGAAACGAAAAAAGATAAGAAAAAAACAGCCGGAAAGAAAGTCTTCAAGACCCTAAAAGCTGCTGAGCAAAAACTTTCAGCTCAAGACAATCTTGGTTTCTACGATGAACTTTACAAAGGCCTAATGCAATATTTATCTAATAAATTAGAAACGCCATTTAGTGATCTTACAAAAGAATCAATCGTGGAAAAACTAGGCCATAAAGAACTTTCAAAAAGTGTCTTAAACATACTTGAAAGCTGCGAAATGGCTCGATATACACCTATTTCTAGCGAGGGTGCGCAAGACACGATGAACAAAACCAAAAGTCTAATTCAACAAATTGAGAAACATGTTAGTTAA
- a CDS encoding tetratricopeptide repeat protein, whose product MLVKLSLIISLLLSVATGFSQQSPEKLFELANTAYDNQQYDSSLTLYKAIEEKGLVSPELYQNMGNAAYKLNLVPDAIYYFEKGLKLNPGNDDLEHNLKLAQEKQTDKGGATFDAGLSSWLSKALGGTSDFWSILAVLFAAIGAVLLLAYSFINRQVIRKVGIIGGPISWGLTVVFVGIAYLQYNVANNTEYGILFEPSIEVRNDPSEAASIAFVLHEGSKLKILDENEKWYKVSFDAKKVGWLPKESLKVI is encoded by the coding sequence ATGTTAGTTAAATTAAGTTTAATAATTAGCCTTTTGTTAAGCGTAGCTACTGGATTTTCTCAGCAATCTCCAGAGAAACTATTTGAGTTGGCGAATACAGCTTACGACAATCAGCAATATGACTCCAGTCTGACGCTTTACAAAGCCATTGAAGAAAAAGGCTTAGTATCTCCTGAACTCTACCAGAACATGGGTAATGCTGCTTACAAATTGAATCTGGTTCCAGACGCTATCTACTATTTTGAGAAGGGACTCAAACTCAACCCAGGCAATGATGACTTAGAACACAACCTGAAACTCGCTCAGGAAAAACAAACGGATAAAGGAGGTGCCACTTTCGATGCAGGCTTGAGTAGCTGGTTGAGTAAAGCTCTTGGCGGTACTTCAGACTTCTGGTCAATCCTTGCAGTACTATTTGCCGCCATAGGTGCGGTCCTGCTGTTAGCTTATTCTTTTATTAATCGCCAAGTAATTAGGAAAGTAGGCATAATTGGCGGCCCCATCTCATGGGGATTGACAGTAGTATTCGTGGGCATTGCTTACTTGCAGTATAATGTTGCCAACAATACGGAATATGGCATCCTCTTCGAACCAAGTATTGAGGTAAGAAATGACCCTTCGGAAGCTGCGAGCATTGCCTTTGTATTACACGAGGGTAGCAAACTTAAGATCTTAGACGAAAACGAAAAGTGGTACAAAGTTTCTTTTGATGCTAAGAAAGTAGGCTGGCTTCCTAAGGAGAGTTTAAAGGTAATATAA
- a CDS encoding S46 family peptidase has translation MKKITLLLLALFTFNAISVKADEGMWLPLLIKRLNYVDMQEHGLQLTPEEIYSVNHASLKDAIVALDGRFCTGEIISDQGLMLTNHHCGYGSIQANSTPENNILTNGFWAKTKADEIPVDFTVWFLERMDDVTSRVLDGVTDEMSEGERSGKIDANIKKIKEEEGDEFEIQIKSFYHGNEYYMFKYNIFKDVRLVGTPPESIGKFGGDTDNWMWPRHTGDFSMFRVYADKDNKPAEYSKDNVPYHPKHHLPVSLDGVKADDYAMILGYPGSTDRYLTSYGVEEAVNIEQPLRVKIRRKKLDIMEEGMNADPDVRLQYASKHAGVANYWKYFLGQSKQLVNNKVYDKKKAIEDKFLAWAKADKERQQKYGNALNLIADYYKESERFVVPNTYFGEAIFQGPEIFGLMLNHFGFRSSMKAALDGYDKENADASEAKIDEAAAEILEAMPDYYKDFNLAIDQNTLAAMLDMYYHEVDEEFHPETLTYIANKYKKDFNKFAEKYYKKSPFASKESAEEFLNDFSRKTIEKDLCYKLVNEFIEIYIQKIIIPGQTMNMKYEKGMRLFVDGLRKMNPDKAYASDANSTMRLTYGNVLPYEGADAVRYHYITSLEGVMEKEVKTDNKTHEFYVEPKLKELYEKKDYGRYAMDNGKLPVAFLTNNDITGGNSGSPVINAKGQLIGTAFDGNWEAMSGDIYFEPNLQRTISVDIRYTLFIIEKFGGAKHIVDEMTLVGGK, from the coding sequence ATGAAGAAAATAACGTTGCTATTACTAGCTTTATTTACGTTTAATGCCATTAGTGTGAAGGCTGACGAGGGGATGTGGTTGCCTCTTTTGATTAAGAGATTGAATTATGTAGACATGCAGGAACATGGTCTTCAGTTAACACCTGAAGAGATCTACTCTGTGAATCACGCTTCGCTGAAAGATGCAATTGTTGCCTTAGATGGTCGTTTTTGTACAGGTGAAATCATTTCTGACCAAGGATTGATGTTGACGAATCACCACTGTGGTTATGGTTCTATACAAGCCAATAGTACTCCTGAGAATAACATTCTAACCAACGGGTTTTGGGCAAAAACGAAAGCCGATGAAATCCCTGTAGACTTTACAGTATGGTTTCTCGAAAGAATGGACGATGTGACTTCAAGAGTTCTTGACGGTGTAACCGATGAGATGTCTGAAGGAGAAAGAAGTGGAAAAATCGATGCAAACATCAAAAAGATTAAAGAAGAAGAAGGTGATGAATTTGAAATTCAAATCAAATCATTCTACCATGGAAATGAGTACTACATGTTTAAGTACAACATTTTCAAAGATGTGCGTCTAGTAGGTACTCCTCCAGAAAGCATCGGTAAATTTGGAGGTGATACGGATAACTGGATGTGGCCTAGACACACAGGTGATTTTTCCATGTTTAGGGTGTATGCTGATAAGGACAACAAGCCAGCTGAATACTCAAAAGACAATGTACCTTATCACCCAAAACATCACTTGCCTGTATCTCTAGATGGAGTTAAGGCTGATGATTATGCCATGATATTGGGTTACCCTGGAAGCACTGACAGATACTTAACTTCTTACGGTGTTGAAGAAGCTGTAAATATTGAGCAGCCGTTGAGAGTGAAAATCAGACGAAAGAAGTTAGACATCATGGAAGAAGGCATGAATGCTGATCCGGATGTGAGACTGCAGTATGCCTCAAAACACGCTGGTGTGGCAAACTATTGGAAATACTTCTTGGGTCAATCTAAGCAGTTGGTAAACAATAAAGTTTACGACAAGAAAAAGGCGATTGAAGACAAGTTTTTAGCATGGGCTAAAGCTGATAAGGAGCGACAACAAAAATATGGTAATGCACTAAACCTTATTGCTGACTACTACAAAGAAAGCGAACGTTTTGTTGTTCCGAACACCTATTTTGGCGAGGCAATTTTTCAAGGACCAGAGATCTTTGGTTTGATGCTAAACCACTTTGGATTCAGAAGTAGTATGAAAGCCGCATTGGATGGCTACGACAAAGAGAACGCGGATGCTTCTGAAGCGAAAATTGATGAAGCTGCTGCAGAAATATTAGAAGCAATGCCAGACTACTACAAAGATTTCAATTTAGCGATCGACCAAAATACATTGGCGGCAATGCTGGATATGTACTATCACGAAGTTGATGAAGAATTTCATCCTGAGACGTTGACTTACATCGCTAACAAATACAAAAAAGACTTTAATAAGTTTGCGGAAAAGTACTACAAGAAATCTCCTTTTGCCTCTAAAGAAAGTGCAGAAGAATTTCTAAATGACTTCTCAAGAAAAACAATTGAAAAAGATCTTTGCTACAAATTGGTTAATGAATTCATTGAGATCTACATTCAAAAAATTATCATTCCCGGACAAACAATGAATATGAAATATGAAAAAGGGATGAGATTATTTGTTGATGGATTAAGAAAAATGAATCCGGATAAAGCGTATGCATCAGATGCAAACTCTACGATGCGACTAACGTACGGGAACGTTCTTCCCTACGAGGGTGCGGATGCAGTAAGATATCACTACATCACATCATTAGAAGGAGTTATGGAAAAAGAGGTTAAGACTGATAATAAAACGCACGAGTTTTATGTAGAGCCTAAGTTGAAAGAACTCTATGAAAAGAAAGACTATGGAAGATATGCCATGGACAATGGAAAACTGCCAGTAGCTTTCTTAACTAACAATGACATTACAGGAGGGAACTCTGGTAGTCCAGTAATCAATGCTAAAGGTCAATTGATCGGTACTGCATTTGACGGTAACTGGGAAGCGATGAGTGGTGACATCTACTTTGAGCCTAACCTTCAGAGAACTATTTCTGTCGACATTAGGTATACGCTTTTCATCATTGAGAAATTTGGTGGAGCAAAACACATTGTTGATGAGATGACTTTAGTGGGAGGAAAATAA